The following proteins are co-located in the Acinetobacter sp. NCu2D-2 genome:
- a CDS encoding AraC family transcriptional regulator — protein MKRSILSLMYLIQGMRKAGVDVDQKLQKIGLRVDALDPSSVIHPSLEYDVLKVVGEDIEPIRGLFVGQHYALAGYGPLLMLLVTSYTVRDALNEGIRFQRLTHLTGELSLEMGQFRIALCYKPRDLDSHLGLLMAQSEISGTFKFIGDLYKMMGLPEPELKIELPFNYPDSADDLKKYHDYYGEQVQFNAEKAAFWFDPAVLDVKIPSADRITFGVYENKCIAELARLNEDEDTPSLLQRVQDYLELQTGLMPSMAETAHALNVPERTLRHQLQQLGTSYKQIREEIIKDKALRMIEYKQYSIEMIAELLGYSEPAAFNHAFKRWFGQSPRQYFKSS, from the coding sequence ATGAAGCGTTCGATTCTCAGTCTAATGTATTTGATTCAAGGCATGCGTAAGGCTGGGGTCGATGTCGATCAAAAACTGCAAAAAATCGGCTTGCGTGTTGATGCACTTGATCCGAGTTCCGTGATTCATCCAAGTTTAGAATATGATGTTCTCAAAGTTGTCGGGGAAGATATCGAGCCAATTCGAGGTCTTTTTGTCGGTCAGCATTATGCATTGGCGGGCTATGGACCGTTGCTCATGCTTCTAGTCACCAGTTATACTGTTCGTGATGCCTTAAATGAAGGGATTCGCTTTCAGCGCTTAACCCATTTAACCGGTGAGCTCTCCCTTGAAATGGGACAATTTCGAATTGCCTTGTGTTACAAGCCGCGAGACTTAGATAGCCATTTAGGGCTACTTATGGCGCAATCTGAAATTTCAGGTACTTTTAAATTTATCGGTGATCTATACAAAATGATGGGTCTACCTGAACCTGAATTAAAAATCGAATTACCATTTAATTATCCTGACTCAGCAGATGATTTAAAAAAATATCATGACTACTACGGCGAACAGGTGCAGTTTAATGCTGAAAAGGCTGCATTTTGGTTTGATCCAGCCGTTCTGGACGTCAAGATTCCATCGGCAGACCGTATTACATTTGGTGTCTATGAAAACAAATGTATTGCTGAGTTAGCACGTTTAAATGAAGATGAAGATACGCCAAGTTTGTTACAGCGGGTGCAGGATTATTTAGAGCTGCAGACCGGCTTGATGCCAAGTATGGCGGAAACCGCACATGCACTGAACGTACCTGAACGCACATTGCGTCATCAGTTACAGCAGCTCGGTACCAGTTATAAACAGATTCGTGAAGAGATCATTAAAGATAAAGCACTCCGTATGATTGAATATAAGCAGTATTCCATTGAAATGATCGCGGAATTGCTGGGTTATTCTGAACCTGCAGCTTTTAATCATGCCTTTAAACGTTGGTTTGGACAGAGCCCACGCCAATATTTTAAATCCTCATAG
- a CDS encoding flavin-containing monooxygenase has protein sequence MSQQQGISPAQSKTKIAIIGGGFGGIAMAIRLIQSNIHDFIILEKASDFGGTWRENQYPGAACDVQSHMYSLSFAPKTDWSKRYAEAPEIFSYIQGLIEQFSLQQYCQLNTEVLSAQYQEDQCVWHLGLNNDRQLEAQYVIFASGPLHVPQIPHIKGIEKFQGKVFHSSQWDHHYNLNGKNVASIGTGGSAIQYIPEIAPQCKKLYVMQRTAAWVIPRDERLYHDVEKKLFAKFDWFRKFHRARLYWSNESRVVPIVKPTVMKYTQKLAEAFIRYQVKDKTIAQKLTPDYIMGCKRILVSNKYFPTFNRPNVELVTDAIQEITENSITTKDGVERPIDCLIYGTGFITDPRIYLKSFKCVGENGIELKQAWANGAESYYGINTKNFPNLFQLLGPNTVLAHNSVVFMIESQVEYILQMMQLVEKTHSSAIVVKDEIQDQFNQHLQEIMAGTVWQSGCVSWYQQDGGKNFALWPTYTWKYWLKTKTLNPADYRLLSRKSGSHAA, from the coding sequence ATGTCACAACAACAAGGAATTTCACCAGCTCAGTCAAAAACAAAAATTGCCATCATCGGTGGTGGTTTTGGTGGCATAGCGATGGCCATACGCCTGATACAAAGTAATATTCATGACTTTATCATTTTGGAAAAAGCATCTGACTTTGGTGGAACTTGGCGTGAAAATCAGTATCCTGGGGCTGCATGTGATGTACAGTCACATATGTATTCGCTGTCTTTTGCACCGAAAACTGATTGGTCTAAACGTTATGCAGAAGCGCCTGAAATCTTTAGCTATATACAAGGACTGATTGAACAATTTAGTCTTCAACAATACTGCCAACTCAATACCGAAGTACTATCAGCTCAATATCAAGAGGATCAATGTGTATGGCATCTTGGCCTCAATAATGATCGTCAACTTGAAGCGCAATATGTCATCTTTGCATCAGGTCCGCTGCATGTGCCACAAATCCCCCATATTAAAGGCATCGAAAAATTCCAAGGCAAAGTGTTCCATTCCTCACAATGGGATCATCATTACAACTTAAATGGTAAAAATGTCGCTTCAATCGGTACGGGTGGTAGCGCAATTCAATATATCCCTGAAATTGCACCGCAATGTAAAAAACTCTATGTGATGCAACGTACAGCAGCTTGGGTCATCCCCCGTGACGAACGCCTATATCACGATGTTGAGAAAAAACTTTTTGCTAAGTTTGATTGGTTCCGTAAATTTCATCGTGCGCGCTTATATTGGTCCAATGAATCACGGGTTGTGCCGATTGTGAAACCGACAGTGATGAAATATACCCAAAAGTTGGCTGAAGCCTTTATCCGTTATCAGGTTAAAGATAAAACGATTGCGCAAAAGTTAACACCTGATTACATCATGGGCTGTAAACGTATTTTGGTTTCTAACAAATATTTTCCAACTTTTAATCGACCAAATGTTGAATTAGTCACAGATGCGATTCAGGAAATTACTGAAAATAGTATTACTACTAAAGACGGTGTTGAACGTCCTATCGACTGTTTAATCTATGGCACTGGCTTTATCACCGATCCACGTATTTACCTTAAATCATTTAAATGTGTGGGTGAAAATGGCATAGAGCTCAAACAAGCATGGGCAAATGGTGCAGAAAGCTATTATGGAATCAACACCAAGAATTTCCCTAATTTATTCCAACTCCTTGGGCCAAATACTGTTCTCGCACATAACTCAGTCGTGTTTATGATTGAATCTCAAGTGGAATATATTCTCCAAATGATGCAATTGGTTGAAAAAACGCATAGCTCTGCAATTGTCGTGAAAGATGAAATACAGGATCAATTTAATCAGCACCTGCAAGAGATTATGGCAGGTACAGTGTGGCAATCTGGATGTGTGAGTTGGTATCAACAAGACGGTGGGAAAAACTTCGCTCTTTGGCCAACCTACACATGGAAATATTGGCTGAAAACCAAAACTTTAAACCCCGCGGACTATCGTCTGCTGAGTCGAAAATCAGGAAGTCATGCAGCTTAA
- a CDS encoding lysine exporter LysO family protein has product MQSIWLIFQLLFCLAIGFVLARRLPLWLERLCFKILPYFSYVLLIAIAIEFAQTLNTIQNPQLILSSSLILSVTTSISAFVCCYFLFKSIGYQSSQGKVSSSLFFKSLINISYAFLALALGYALAESFAYFDYTLHISTWHLLLAFMFLIGLDLAYSPLDRSWLNWKIMLVPVGCIIGSCIGALISAGFIYHISLKDLIMLSQGYGFYSMTGVVVTELKNAELGSIALMNDLFREIIAILLMYIIGWRYPRSAISAAAATAMDVTLPMVKQACGNEFIPHAMLSGFILSVLAPIAVSVLAVM; this is encoded by the coding sequence ATGCAATCGATCTGGCTGATTTTTCAGCTTCTGTTTTGTTTAGCAATTGGATTTGTTTTAGCACGTCGACTCCCGCTTTGGCTCGAACGTTTATGCTTTAAAATCCTACCTTATTTTAGTTATGTTCTATTGATTGCGATTGCGATCGAATTTGCTCAGACGCTAAATACCATTCAAAACCCACAACTGATTCTAAGCAGCTCACTCATTCTCTCAGTGACAACAAGCATTAGTGCATTTGTATGTTGCTATTTCCTTTTTAAAAGTATTGGTTATCAATCTAGCCAAGGCAAAGTCTCATCCTCTCTTTTTTTCAAGTCATTAATTAATATTAGTTATGCCTTTCTTGCATTAGCTTTAGGCTACGCACTGGCTGAAAGTTTTGCCTACTTTGACTATACCCTTCATATCAGTACGTGGCATTTGTTATTGGCTTTTATGTTCTTAATTGGACTGGATCTGGCTTATTCGCCGCTTGATCGTTCTTGGCTAAACTGGAAAATTATGCTGGTACCTGTCGGATGCATTATCGGCTCATGCATAGGTGCTTTAATCAGTGCAGGTTTTATTTATCACATTAGCCTTAAAGATCTCATCATGTTATCACAAGGCTATGGATTCTATTCGATGACGGGTGTTGTCGTTACAGAACTAAAAAATGCTGAATTAGGCAGCATTGCCCTAATGAATGATTTATTTCGAGAAATTATTGCTATTTTACTGATGTATATCATTGGATGGCGTTATCCACGATCAGCAATTTCAGCCGCTGCTGCAACTGCCATGGATGTGACCCTACCTATGGTTAAGCAGGCTTGTGGTAATGAATTTATTCCGCATGCCATGCTAAGTGGTTTTATTTTATCTGTGCTAGCACCGATTGCAGTGAGTGTGTTAGCGGTGATGTGA
- the pyrF gene encoding orotidine-5'-phosphate decarboxylase: MSIIVALDAKSQYDAMTIAEQLDPALCRVKVGKELFTHEGPSVVKALQDKGFEVFLDLKFHDIPNTTAQAVCAAADMGVWMVNVHASGGRKMMETCVERLKAGNYNTQLIAVTVLTSMGREDLRDLGLDIEPFEQVQRLAKLTKDSGLDGVVCSAQEAKMLRETLGQDFALVTPGIRPEGSNADDQKRIVTPKQAMLDGSTHLVIGRPITKSENPSQTLKDILATL; the protein is encoded by the coding sequence ATGAGTATTATCGTTGCCTTAGATGCCAAAAGCCAATATGACGCAATGACGATTGCAGAGCAATTAGACCCAGCACTTTGCCGTGTGAAAGTTGGAAAAGAGCTTTTTACCCACGAAGGTCCATCTGTGGTAAAAGCCTTACAGGACAAAGGTTTTGAAGTATTCCTTGATTTGAAATTTCACGACATCCCAAATACAACAGCTCAGGCTGTGTGTGCAGCTGCTGACATGGGTGTGTGGATGGTCAATGTTCATGCTTCAGGCGGTCGTAAAATGATGGAAACCTGTGTTGAACGTTTAAAAGCAGGCAATTACAACACCCAGTTGATTGCAGTGACTGTACTGACTTCAATGGGTCGTGAAGACTTACGAGATTTAGGCTTGGACATTGAGCCATTTGAGCAGGTTCAACGACTTGCTAAATTGACTAAAGATAGTGGTTTAGACGGTGTGGTGTGTTCAGCACAAGAAGCAAAAATGTTACGCGAAACATTAGGTCAAGATTTCGCTTTGGTGACACCAGGTATTCGCCCTGAAGGTTCAAATGCTGATGATCAAAAACGTATTGTGACGCCAAAACAAGCGATGCTTGATGGTTCTACTCACTTAGTGATTGGTCGTCCAATTACTAAATCTGAGAATCCAAGCCAAACTTTAAAAGATATTTTGGCGACATTGTAA
- a CDS encoding lipopolysaccharide assembly protein LapA domain-containing protein gives MRYVLVVLLLVVFGYSLALVLQNGTELSVDLLFTQVPAMRLGLLLLLTLVLGIVVGLLLGVQVFRVFQNNWEIKRLRKDIDHLRKEQLNSAKLMAAEAAANTRHEKTVADVYPNDRPSTPL, from the coding sequence ATGCGTTACGTATTAGTCGTTTTATTACTCGTTGTATTTGGATATTCCTTAGCACTCGTCCTACAAAATGGAACTGAGCTTTCAGTTGACTTGTTGTTTACACAAGTACCTGCCATGCGTTTAGGGCTACTGTTATTACTCACTTTAGTGTTGGGTATTGTTGTGGGTCTATTGTTAGGTGTGCAAGTCTTCCGTGTATTCCAAAACAATTGGGAAATTAAACGTCTACGTAAAGACATCGATCACTTGCGTAAAGAACAGTTGAATTCTGCGAAACTTATGGCTGCAGAAGCTGCTGCAAATACACGTCATGAAAAAACGGTTGCCGATGTTTATCCTAATGATCGACCATCTACACCTCTTTAA
- a CDS encoding integration host factor subunit beta, protein MTTEALNKSDLIERISLKNPHLAEPLVEEAVKIMIDQMIEALSSDNRIEIRGFGSFALHHREPRVGRNPKTGKSVEVAAKAVPHFKPGKALRDAVNESAGK, encoded by the coding sequence ATGACTACTGAAGCACTTAATAAGTCTGACTTAATAGAGCGCATTTCCCTAAAGAACCCGCATTTGGCTGAACCTTTAGTTGAAGAAGCTGTAAAAATTATGATCGATCAAATGATCGAAGCATTATCTTCAGATAATCGTATTGAGATCCGTGGTTTTGGTAGTTTTGCATTACACCATCGCGAACCACGCGTAGGTCGTAACCCAAAAACTGGTAAATCTGTAGAAGTTGCTGCTAAAGCAGTACCTCACTTCAAACCAGGTAAAGCTTTACGTGATGCAGTAAACGAATCTGCTGGCAAGTAA
- the rpsA gene encoding 30S ribosomal protein S1, with protein sequence MTESFAALFEESELNLNVEKGAVIQGVVVSIDSDWVTVDTGLKSEGVVDRAEFLNEQRELEVQVGDTVDVVVEALDNGMGQTVLSREKAKRAETWTKLEKIFEDGEIVTGVISGKVKGGFTVDIGPVRAFLPGSLVDTRPIRDTTHLEGKELEFKVIKLDAKRNNVVVSRRAVMEAESSADREALLAQLEEGQTVTGTIKNLTDYGAFVDLGGIDGLLHITDMAWKRIKHPSEVVEVGQEVTVKVLKFDRERNRVSLGLKQLGEDPWLAIMSRYPKGSIVKARVTNLTDYGCFAEIAEGVEGLVHVSEMDHTNKNIHPSKVVQIGDEVDVMVLEVDEERRRISLGIKQTRANPWEEFAKNHDKGEKVSGTIKSITDFGIFIGLPGGIDGLVHLSDISWNEQGEEAIRRYKKGDTVEAVILSVDAEGNRISLGIKQMNSDPFNDFLAANERGALVKGTVTAVDAKGATVKLADEVEATLKASEINRDRVEDATKFLEVGQEVEAKIINVDRKSRSINLSIKAKDEAEEKEAVANLKTATSSQDNGPKTIGDLIKAQMSN encoded by the coding sequence TCAACGTTGAAAAGGGTGCAGTCATCCAAGGCGTTGTAGTTAGCATCGACTCTGACTGGGTAACTGTTGACACTGGCCTTAAATCTGAAGGCGTTGTTGACCGTGCTGAGTTCTTAAATGAACAACGCGAACTTGAAGTTCAAGTTGGCGACACTGTTGACGTTGTTGTTGAAGCTCTTGACAACGGTATGGGTCAAACAGTTCTTTCTCGCGAAAAAGCTAAACGCGCAGAAACTTGGACTAAACTTGAAAAAATCTTTGAAGACGGCGAAATCGTTACTGGTGTTATCTCTGGTAAAGTTAAAGGCGGTTTCACTGTTGACATCGGTCCAGTTCGTGCATTCCTTCCAGGTTCTTTAGTTGATACTCGTCCTATTCGTGATACTACTCACTTAGAAGGTAAAGAGTTAGAATTTAAAGTAATCAAACTTGACGCTAAACGTAACAACGTTGTTGTTTCACGTCGTGCTGTTATGGAAGCTGAATCTTCAGCTGACCGTGAAGCTCTTCTTGCTCAGCTTGAAGAAGGTCAAACAGTTACTGGTACTATTAAAAATCTTACTGACTACGGCGCATTCGTTGACCTTGGCGGTATTGATGGTCTTCTTCACATCACTGACATGGCTTGGAAACGTATCAAGCACCCTTCAGAAGTTGTTGAAGTGGGTCAAGAAGTTACTGTTAAAGTACTTAAATTCGACCGCGAACGTAACCGCGTATCTTTAGGTCTTAAACAATTAGGCGAAGATCCATGGTTAGCGATCATGAGCCGTTACCCTAAAGGTTCTATCGTTAAAGCTCGCGTAACTAACCTTACTGACTACGGTTGCTTCGCTGAAATCGCTGAAGGCGTTGAAGGTTTAGTACACGTTTCAGAAATGGACCACACTAACAAAAACATCCACCCATCTAAAGTTGTTCAGATCGGTGACGAAGTTGACGTTATGGTTCTTGAAGTGGACGAAGAACGTCGTCGTATTTCTCTTGGTATCAAACAAACTCGTGCTAACCCATGGGAAGAGTTTGCTAAAAACCATGACAAAGGCGAAAAAGTATCAGGTACTATCAAATCAATCACTGATTTCGGTATCTTCATCGGTTTACCTGGCGGTATCGATGGTCTAGTTCACTTGTCTGACATTTCTTGGAACGAACAAGGCGAAGAAGCGATTCGTCGTTACAAGAAAGGTGACACAGTTGAAGCGGTTATCCTTTCTGTAGACGCTGAAGGCAACCGTATCAGCCTTGGCATCAAACAAATGAACAGCGATCCGTTCAACGATTTCTTAGCTGCTAACGAACGCGGTGCGCTTGTTAAAGGTACTGTAACTGCAGTTGACGCTAAAGGCGCTACTGTTAAGTTAGCTGACGAAGTTGAAGCAACTCTTAAAGCATCTGAAATCAACCGCGACCGCGTTGAAGATGCGACTAAATTCTTAGAAGTTGGTCAAGAAGTTGAAGCTAAGATCATCAATGTAGATCGCAAATCTCGCTCTATCAACTTGTCTATCAAAGCGAAAGACGAAGCTGAAGAGAAAGAAGCTGTTGCTAACTTGAAAACAGCTACATCAAGCCAAGACAATGGTCCAAAAACTATTGGTGACTTGATCAAAGCGCAAATGAGCAACTAA